A section of the Gemmatimonadota bacterium genome encodes:
- a CDS encoding TRAFs-binding domain-containing protein — translation MAPLSSPSRSPEVIRLARPRHGLAGCAAYARAAMGLGVVFLGLLSAPRGAVGQVPSGVTVAVDGPPTVAAGEVFTWSVTVRNAAARSRRNVVVVDTLPAQATVVAISGGGVESGGVIRWPPIASLPVGGPPVVLTVTVQAPAGAATLTNTAVVLSAQPNLDGPKVASFTTVVAAGPPPPPPPSGADLSILKTGPPVVASEGTLTYALTVRNGGPDPAVDVVVEDVLPSAGRFVGASGGGTHAGGVIRWPVIPLLAPGAQRTFTVEFQAPTGPSQLTNRATVRSGTSDPVPTNDTSSVRTTVEPPVPPEIDVGVTATGPLSVPAGGLVTYTVEVVNTRSVPARGVSLQFQLPPNAAFVSASGGAILNGALLAWPPIAVLPVGGRLRFTITVRAPGTGTLEGIAIVTTPGDVDPANDTARVETRVQGSAGGSTDLEVRKSGPARVDPGAVAVYRIVARNRGAQSAFDVVVADTLPDPALAQFVSASPAPSAHPTPPAVIEWPALPVLGPGDSVVYEVRLRLPVPGARVADIASVRSSTPDSDPTNDADTAVTETGGASTGSTRLRVTKEAGRSEAQVGDVVQYRIDVEAEGVPGVDVQDLLPPGFLYVPGSTRIGGTIAADPTPAAGGWLDFGTFPTDPVTGTLRLTLTYRAEIGPSAPVGEGVNRVRVRGGPTTEESEARVRVRGAFREEGVIVGSVFLDCGCDPAQLDGEPGIPGVRVYLQDGTAAITDSDGRYSLYGLRPRNWIVRVDRSTLPAGAALVRLSNRHSDDGVSALVDLTRGEMHRADFGVTRSERLAGEIEARRRQPQVTSALPAPAPVLVRGTTFRSLVPATEGPVGVPGPLAPPDPAMPAAAGLDSTAVPGAVQAEVERDLPAPEPLALSGLLEARIDLRSSGVALAGADAFQDRLTRLTWSDDTHERTAGARGSLFAHGALGDGYTVTARLDTEPIPDVRVFRDIEPDAFYPVWGDASLSRFGARSTSRFFGEVRRGASSLTYGDFRTGPGLATGGVALGAYDRVLTGAIQHLETERVQVDAFARRGRSSRVVDEIPARGVSGPYSLSRADGLLHSELVEIVTYDRNQPGRVVAVERLERFQDYTLEPFTGRLLLRRPVPAVDAALNPLVLRVGYEVEGDTDAFWTVGGFAQVRAHDRVELGGGWIRDDDPVGRFDLASVNAAVEVLDATYLIGELARRDGGASGRQGDAGRVELRHRSDRVALDAFFVGTDPDFENPTSVFRAGRREAGLRSVTALGERTRALADWIQTRDRTTGGERSGGLLALEQRLGARWTARVGFRVADETVADPLPEAAGDPDPVRALGVRLGAELAEGAGRVHAEFEQDVVDAERRRLELGADWRVRSGVRLYARHELLSSLTGPYGLAAGQERNTTVLGIAGDGPAGSALFSEYRARDAFAGREAQAAIGLRNRWSLAPGVRLNTSFERLAPLSGSSSGDALAITGALELTTDSLWKATARAEYYDAEGGDNLLGSLGYARRLNERLSLLGSSVFSVGIGGARSFERTRVGLAWRDVGRNRWNALGRYEHHYERSPDLDGLEERSLAHVFAAHVNVLPRPDLLLRADWSSTWNRAETALLDVSETAHLLGARGTLDVTRRLDVGLIGRALLASLSDRVRYGLGAELGLRIRGDLRVAAGYNVFGFRDRDPVADERTARGFYVQLGFRFDEGLFGLGPEPVIPVVDPACACADEPDPAALSVHVLPQGVSETLDTVWVVTRNEGTAPAEAVVLEVRVDSLEVLSTSRSLGGAAGGLGWTMPRLPGGAERVDTLVVRASCGQVSPGHVRAVLTTRTPEDRSDNEDGATLDLRADAAGCGSIPPDTTPRTEDTLPTPPDTASPPVLDDDPGSDGGPDLPPVDPPGPGLDPRNRPRPGGDTDGDPLPDLRIQARPVSTDRTTDRAIWFEVTTWNAGRAPASDVALTGSVPGTVRTATGLLPRFVTASLDPSGASARPGVELDGAVRWPLHATLAPGDSLRDWVAVTVPCADGVRGRVDFELPFRVAARDRGRALPEGQASATWWIDADCPTPPPATDTTDLAVDLTAADRTVVRPGERVALLVRSDNLGEVPALRMVTSARRPGGAAFERGSARPPRLASTQGGQVEWTPPWDRFEPRETSTDSVFLIAPDSTFWVHARVASASPERRYDNNRDSVAIVVSRDPIPDLEISIRALVLDQCPSRLLLVTTNRGSGSADGLAWTVSLPVEARLLDASGRVRRRPAEWSSPTPLAPGASRTDTLRIRFGADGGGPLHARVRSSTADADSTNNQAMVMVMLQDTLSVACCGTSTCALCGVPPWLWWLLFLLALLLTAWGIYRKRRYGRVFARCFRRFTFLRGSEIEGHLRDLRDPRNRGLDEIRRFHDRLGPQPCMDWRITVEMLHAYRDHQAWSEIYLLIARMPPALARQPIVRRLHAFALHRDGQSGRAEAELRDLLRTQGPRASTLGQLGRIHKDAWDEARTTDPDDPAARGLLDEAIATYRRGHDADPANPYPGLNALTLSGFLDGAPAWRDRLHEQVRDAARRKAAECGTWTDAVRTAFAYWVHATRAELAVLDRNPDEARSAMDAALDTHHVVWQVETTTRNFRLIADAWVAREGAAPDWLVALIADLEGRMQAERA, via the coding sequence GTGGCACCGCTCAGCTCCCCCTCGCGCTCCCCGGAAGTGATCCGGCTGGCCCGCCCGCGCCATGGCCTGGCCGGGTGTGCGGCGTACGCTCGCGCGGCCATGGGCCTCGGCGTCGTCTTCCTGGGACTCCTGTCCGCTCCCCGGGGTGCCGTGGGGCAGGTCCCGTCCGGAGTGACCGTCGCCGTGGACGGGCCGCCCACCGTCGCGGCCGGAGAGGTGTTCACGTGGTCCGTGACCGTCCGCAACGCGGCGGCCCGCTCGCGTCGGAACGTGGTGGTGGTCGACACGCTGCCCGCCCAGGCCACGGTCGTGGCCATCTCCGGAGGAGGGGTCGAAAGCGGTGGGGTGATCCGCTGGCCGCCCATCGCGTCCCTCCCGGTCGGGGGACCGCCCGTGGTGCTCACCGTCACCGTCCAGGCCCCCGCCGGCGCCGCCACCCTGACCAACACGGCCGTGGTGCTGTCGGCCCAGCCGAACCTGGACGGGCCCAAGGTGGCGTCCTTCACCACCGTGGTGGCGGCGGGCCCTCCGCCTCCCCCTCCCCCGTCGGGTGCCGATCTGAGCATCCTCAAGACGGGCCCCCCCGTGGTGGCCAGCGAAGGGACGCTCACGTATGCGCTGACCGTCCGGAACGGCGGCCCCGACCCCGCGGTCGACGTCGTGGTGGAGGACGTGCTGCCCTCCGCGGGCCGCTTCGTCGGAGCCTCGGGCGGCGGCACCCACGCCGGTGGCGTGATCCGTTGGCCCGTGATCCCCCTCCTGGCGCCGGGCGCCCAACGGACCTTCACGGTCGAGTTCCAGGCCCCGACCGGGCCGAGCCAGCTCACCAATCGGGCCACGGTCCGCTCCGGCACGTCGGACCCCGTCCCCACCAACGACACCAGCTCGGTGCGCACGACGGTGGAGCCCCCGGTCCCGCCGGAGATCGACGTCGGGGTGACGGCGACGGGCCCGTTGAGCGTTCCCGCCGGGGGCCTGGTCACCTACACCGTGGAGGTCGTGAACACACGGTCGGTGCCGGCGCGCGGGGTCTCGCTCCAGTTCCAGCTGCCCCCCAACGCGGCGTTCGTCTCCGCGTCCGGTGGAGCCATCCTCAACGGGGCCCTCCTCGCCTGGCCCCCCATCGCCGTGCTTCCGGTGGGAGGCCGGCTCCGCTTCACGATCACGGTGCGGGCCCCCGGCACGGGGACCCTCGAGGGGATCGCGATCGTCACGACGCCCGGGGATGTCGACCCCGCCAACGACACGGCGCGCGTGGAGACCCGGGTGCAGGGCTCGGCGGGCGGATCCACGGATCTGGAGGTACGCAAGTCGGGGCCTGCGCGCGTCGATCCCGGGGCCGTGGCCGTCTACCGCATCGTGGCCCGCAACCGGGGTGCGCAGTCCGCGTTCGACGTCGTGGTGGCGGACACGCTCCCCGACCCGGCCCTGGCGCAGTTCGTCTCGGCGTCGCCCGCTCCGAGCGCCCATCCGACCCCGCCCGCCGTGATCGAATGGCCGGCGCTGCCGGTGTTGGGCCCCGGAGACAGCGTCGTCTACGAGGTGCGGCTGCGGCTGCCCGTCCCGGGGGCGCGGGTCGCCGACATCGCGTCGGTGCGCTCGTCCACGCCGGACTCGGACCCCACCAACGACGCGGACACCGCCGTCACCGAGACCGGGGGAGCCTCGACGGGCTCGACCCGACTGCGGGTGACCAAGGAGGCCGGCCGGAGCGAGGCCCAGGTCGGAGACGTGGTCCAGTACCGGATCGACGTCGAGGCCGAGGGCGTCCCCGGGGTGGACGTGCAGGACCTGCTGCCCCCTGGGTTCCTCTACGTGCCGGGAAGCACGCGGATCGGGGGCACGATCGCGGCGGATCCGACCCCCGCGGCCGGCGGCTGGCTCGACTTCGGCACGTTCCCGACCGATCCCGTCACCGGCACCCTCCGTCTGACGCTGACCTACCGGGCCGAGATCGGTCCGTCGGCCCCGGTCGGGGAAGGCGTGAACCGGGTGCGCGTCCGGGGTGGCCCCACGACGGAGGAGTCGGAGGCCCGGGTGCGTGTCCGGGGCGCGTTCCGGGAGGAGGGCGTGATCGTCGGCTCCGTCTTCCTGGACTGCGGCTGCGACCCGGCCCAGTTGGACGGCGAGCCCGGCATCCCCGGTGTGCGGGTCTACCTGCAGGACGGGACGGCCGCCATCACCGACTCGGATGGCCGCTACAGCCTCTACGGGCTGCGGCCCCGGAACTGGATCGTGCGGGTGGATCGGTCCACCCTGCCGGCCGGTGCTGCCCTGGTGCGCCTCTCCAACCGGCACTCGGACGACGGGGTGAGCGCCCTCGTGGATCTGACGCGGGGGGAGATGCACCGGGCGGACTTCGGCGTGACCCGCTCGGAGAGGCTCGCCGGTGAGATCGAAGCGCGGCGTCGGCAGCCGCAGGTCACCTCGGCGTTACCCGCCCCCGCCCCGGTGCTCGTGCGCGGGACCACCTTCCGGTCCCTGGTGCCCGCCACGGAGGGGCCCGTGGGTGTGCCGGGCCCGCTCGCGCCGCCCGACCCCGCGATGCCCGCGGCTGCCGGCCTCGATTCCACCGCCGTGCCCGGTGCGGTGCAGGCCGAGGTCGAGCGGGATCTGCCCGCGCCCGAGCCGCTGGCGCTGTCGGGCCTGCTCGAGGCCCGGATCGACCTGCGGTCGTCCGGCGTGGCCCTGGCCGGGGCCGACGCCTTCCAGGACCGCCTGACGCGGCTCACGTGGTCGGACGACACCCACGAGCGCACGGCCGGAGCACGAGGCTCGCTCTTCGCACACGGGGCGCTGGGGGACGGGTATACGGTCACCGCCCGGCTCGACACCGAGCCCATCCCCGACGTCCGGGTGTTCCGCGACATCGAGCCGGACGCCTTCTACCCGGTCTGGGGGGACGCCTCGCTGTCCCGCTTCGGCGCGCGCAGCACCAGCCGCTTCTTCGGCGAGGTGCGGCGGGGCGCCTCCTCCCTCACCTACGGCGACTTCCGTACGGGTCCGGGGCTCGCGACGGGCGGAGTGGCGCTTGGGGCCTACGACCGGGTCCTGACCGGCGCGATCCAGCACCTCGAGACGGAGCGCGTCCAGGTCGACGCCTTCGCCCGCCGCGGCCGCTCCTCGCGCGTGGTGGACGAGATCCCCGCCCGCGGCGTGAGCGGGCCCTATTCGCTGAGCCGCGCGGACGGGCTCCTGCACAGCGAGCTGGTGGAGATCGTCACCTACGACCGCAACCAGCCGGGTCGCGTCGTCGCCGTGGAGCGCCTGGAGCGCTTCCAGGACTACACGCTCGAGCCCTTCACGGGACGCCTCCTGCTGCGGCGGCCGGTCCCGGCCGTGGACGCGGCGCTCAATCCGCTCGTGCTCCGGGTCGGGTACGAGGTGGAGGGCGACACCGACGCCTTCTGGACCGTGGGCGGGTTCGCGCAGGTGCGCGCCCACGACCGCGTCGAGCTCGGAGGCGGGTGGATCCGCGACGACGATCCGGTGGGCCGGTTCGACCTGGCCAGCGTGAACGCCGCCGTGGAGGTGCTGGACGCCACGTACCTGATCGGTGAGCTGGCCCGGCGGGACGGCGGCGCCAGCGGGCGGCAGGGCGACGCCGGCCGCGTGGAGCTCCGTCACCGGAGTGACCGCGTGGCGCTCGACGCGTTCTTCGTCGGTACCGATCCGGATTTCGAGAACCCTACCTCGGTCTTCCGCGCCGGCCGCCGGGAGGCGGGCCTCCGCTCCGTCACGGCTCTCGGTGAGCGGACCCGGGCGCTCGCGGACTGGATCCAGACCCGGGACCGCACCACGGGCGGGGAGCGGAGCGGCGGGCTGCTGGCGCTCGAACAGCGCCTCGGGGCGCGCTGGACGGCCCGGGTGGGCTTCCGGGTGGCCGACGAGACCGTGGCGGATCCGCTTCCGGAGGCGGCGGGGGACCCCGACCCCGTGCGTGCCCTCGGCGTGCGTCTGGGCGCGGAGCTCGCGGAGGGCGCGGGGCGGGTGCACGCCGAGTTCGAGCAGGACGTGGTGGACGCGGAGCGGCGCCGGCTGGAGCTGGGCGCGGACTGGCGGGTGCGGAGCGGCGTGCGCCTGTACGCCCGGCACGAGCTGCTCTCCTCCCTGACGGGGCCGTACGGGCTCGCGGCCGGCCAGGAGCGCAACACCACGGTGCTGGGCATCGCGGGAGACGGACCGGCCGGCTCCGCGCTCTTCTCCGAGTACCGGGCCCGGGATGCCTTCGCCGGACGGGAGGCCCAGGCGGCCATCGGGCTCCGCAACCGGTGGAGCCTGGCGCCCGGTGTGCGCCTCAACACATCGTTCGAGCGCCTGGCCCCCTTGAGCGGGTCATCGAGCGGTGACGCGCTGGCCATCACGGGCGCGCTGGAGCTGACCACGGACTCGCTCTGGAAGGCCACCGCCCGCGCCGAGTACTACGACGCCGAAGGCGGAGACAACCTCCTGGGGTCGCTCGGCTACGCGCGCCGCCTGAACGAGCGCCTCTCCCTGTTGGGCAGCTCGGTCTTCAGCGTGGGAATCGGCGGGGCCCGTTCGTTCGAGCGCACCCGCGTCGGGCTGGCCTGGCGGGACGTCGGGCGCAACCGCTGGAACGCGCTCGGACGGTATGAGCATCACTACGAGCGCTCGCCCGACCTGGACGGCCTCGAAGAGCGTAGCCTGGCCCACGTCTTCGCCGCCCACGTCAACGTGCTGCCCCGGCCCGACCTGCTGCTGCGGGCGGACTGGTCGAGCACCTGGAACCGCGCCGAGACCGCTCTCCTCGACGTCTCCGAGACCGCCCACCTGTTGGGCGCCCGGGGCACGCTGGATGTCACCCGCCGTCTGGACGTGGGCCTGATCGGGCGGGCGCTGCTGGCGTCCCTGTCCGACCGCGTCCGCTACGGGCTCGGCGCCGAGCTCGGCCTGCGTATCCGCGGGGATCTCCGGGTGGCGGCCGGCTACAACGTCTTCGGGTTCCGGGACCGCGACCCCGTGGCGGACGAGCGCACCGCGCGTGGCTTCTACGTCCAGCTCGGCTTCCGCTTCGATGAGGGTCTCTTCGGGCTCGGGCCCGAGCCCGTCATCCCGGTCGTCGATCCCGCCTGCGCCTGCGCGGACGAGCCCGATCCGGCGGCCCTGAGCGTCCACGTCCTGCCCCAGGGCGTCTCCGAGACCCTGGACACCGTATGGGTGGTGACCCGCAACGAGGGCACCGCGCCGGCCGAGGCCGTCGTGCTCGAGGTCCGGGTGGATTCGCTCGAGGTGCTCTCCACCAGCCGGAGCCTGGGCGGGGCCGCGGGGGGCCTGGGGTGGACGATGCCCCGGCTCCCCGGCGGCGCCGAGCGGGTCGACACGCTGGTGGTGCGCGCGTCGTGCGGTCAGGTGAGCCCCGGCCACGTCCGGGCGGTCTTGACCACCCGAACGCCCGAGGACCGGTCGGACAACGAGGACGGGGCCACCCTGGACCTGCGCGCGGACGCAGCGGGATGCGGGTCCATCCCGCCGGATACGACCCCGAGGACCGAAGACACGCTTCCGACGCCACCGGACACCGCGTCCCCGCCGGTCCTGGACGATGATCCCGGCTCCGACGGGGGCCCGGACCTTCCGCCCGTGGATCCGCCCGGGCCCGGCCTCGACCCGCGGAACCGGCCCCGGCCGGGCGGCGACACCGACGGCGACCCGCTGCCCGACCTCCGCATCCAGGCCCGCCCGGTCTCGACCGACCGGACCACGGATCGGGCGATCTGGTTCGAGGTCACCACCTGGAACGCAGGCAGGGCTCCCGCGAGCGACGTCGCCCTCACGGGATCGGTTCCCGGGACCGTGCGCACGGCCACGGGCCTCCTCCCCCGCTTCGTGACCGCGTCGCTGGATCCCTCCGGGGCCTCCGCCCGGCCCGGAGTGGAGCTGGACGGGGCGGTGCGCTGGCCCCTCCATGCGACGCTGGCGCCCGGCGACTCGCTGCGGGACTGGGTGGCGGTGACGGTGCCGTGCGCGGACGGCGTCCGGGGCCGCGTCGACTTCGAGCTGCCCTTCCGGGTGGCGGCCCGGGACCGGGGCCGCGCCCTGCCGGAAGGACAGGCCTCCGCCACCTGGTGGATCGACGCCGACTGCCCGACCCCTCCACCCGCCACGGATACCACCGACCTGGCGGTCGACCTCACCGCCGCCGACCGCACCGTGGTCCGGCCCGGCGAGCGCGTGGCCCTCCTGGTCCGTTCGGACAACCTGGGCGAGGTGCCGGCGCTCCGGATGGTCACGTCCGCCCGTCGCCCCGGGGGAGCGGCCTTCGAACGGGGCTCGGCCCGGCCGCCCCGGCTGGCCTCCACACAGGGGGGTCAGGTGGAGTGGACGCCGCCCTGGGACCGGTTCGAGCCGCGCGAGACCAGCACGGACTCGGTCTTCCTGATCGCGCCGGACAGCACGTTCTGGGTGCATGCCCGGGTGGCCTCGGCGAGCCCCGAGCGGCGATACGACAACAACCGCGACTCCGTCGCGATCGTGGTCTCGCGCGACCCGATCCCCGACCTCGAGATCAGCATCAGAGCTCTGGTTCTGGATCAGTGCCCTTCCCGGCTCCTGCTGGTCACCACCAACCGCGGATCGGGCTCCGCGGACGGGCTGGCCTGGACGGTCTCACTGCCCGTCGAGGCACGGCTGCTGGACGCGTCCGGTCGCGTCCGACGCAGGCCCGCTGAATGGAGCAGCCCCACCCCGCTTGCCCCCGGCGCCTCCCGGACCGACACGCTGCGGATCCGGTTCGGCGCGGACGGGGGCGGGCCCCTGCACGCGCGCGTCCGCAGCAGCACCGCCGACGCGGATTCCACCAACAACCAGGCGATGGTCATGGTCATGCTCCAGGACACGCTCTCGGTGGCCTGCTGTGGCACCTCCACCTGTGCGCTCTGCGGGGTGCCCCCCTGGCTCTGGTGGCTGCTGTTCCTGCTCGCGCTCCTCCTCACCGCCTGGGGGATCTACCGGAAGCGCCGCTACGGGCGTGTGTTCGCCCGTTGCTTCCGGCGCTTCACGTTCCTGCGGGGGTCCGAGATCGAGGGCCATCTCCGGGACCTGCGGGATCCCCGCAACCGCGGGCTCGACGAGATCCGGCGCTTCCACGACCGGCTGGGACCGCAGCCGTGCATGGACTGGCGGATCACGGTGGAGATGCTGCACGCCTACCGGGATCATCAGGCGTGGTCGGAGATCTACCTGCTGATCGCCCGCATGCCTCCCGCCCTGGCCCGCCAGCCGATCGTGCGGCGCCTGCACGCCTTCGCGCTCCACCGCGACGGCCAGAGCGGCCGCGCGGAGGCGGAGCTGCGCGACCTGCTGCGCACGCAGGGGCCGCGAGCCTCGACGCTCGGTCAGCTGGGACGGATCCACAAGGATGCCTGGGACGAGGCGCGGACCACCGATCCCGACGATCCCGCTGCCCGCGGCCTCCTGGACGAAGCCATCGCCACCTATCGACGCGGACACGACGCCGATCCGGCCAATCCCTACCCCGGTCTGAACGCGCTCACACTGAGTGGGTTCCTGGACGGGGCGCCGGCGTGGCGCGACCGATTGCACGAACAGGTTCGCGACGCAGCACGTCGGAAGGCCGCGGAGTGCGGGACCTGGACGGACGCGGTGCGGACGGCCTTTGCGTACTGGGTGCACGCCACCCGGGCGGAGCTCGCGGTGCTCGATCGGAACCCCGACGAGGCCCGCTCGGCCATGGACGCGGCCCTTGACACCCACCATGTGGTCTGGCAGGTCGAGACCACGACGCGGAACTTCCGCTTGATCGCCGATGCCTGGGTGGCGCGGGAGGGCGCGGCCCCCGACTGGCTGGTGGCGCTCATCGCCGATCTGGAGGGTCGGATGCAGGCCGAGCGTGCTTGA
- a CDS encoding TRAFs-binding domain-containing protein: MLEAVGTALRLRCGRVEVDAAVGTAWLLEPDLAVACGHVVQHLADVPSGVARLVWGPHSVSGSLERLDTTTHVALLRLAGPLPGADPWTVAPARPGPCSFVYAGAPGPTREGTVVRVDPSVGRRPGRLLVYAPELAEAMLTTGHPYAGVPVLVDGAVVGHTVDAIEDPNDPTRSFLGLIDCAPAPVLDRPSADRPLPPAPGPAPGTEGAAHRPPPPPAPLRVLLSYRAVEARGGSDEDFAKSLFHRLGTFGIEAQLEPHILFGDPSPGAVKTAARSVRVAVLLHSAQWSREMDPLPVVEPLLRRARKKPEVLTVAVGRLDEAPLPPALAGLPLIDLAPLRLSLDGRSAPSWGAVETLARSLRGLVTPDAPTSAAAPSAGPGTPAPDVAQRDVRGLVDTMLEDLTQVRRAGGGKKPSNPRSIHALALRWIETGLGGSDVPVEAARLLMAASDPERALEVLDEALEAADRGMEPRDLARLQRARGEALAELGRTDEALDALEALSRAEPLDAWTGGILAGVYKRQWLALGKRRRSLLLRAYQTYRDTYARTLHYYPGINAATLARLLGKEDEARALATRLRDRLSAENDLYFWDEATLGEAHLLLGDHDAAVRAYESAVVQALEQRNRRALVSMRRQIPLILEGSQDPSADDTARVLAQLFDVGHVGVFAGLRVQEGFPLERERWVRRALREALERHDIAVGCGCGEAGADLVCAELLLERSGEVEILLPYPRRLFRADLPDARWRERFDAVVGHERCSLIELSDTRPLDAAAARMHAAAAALDRAMELAGRREERATLIAFWDGDARRAREAYVVQAARDEGLETDVLRLDAADRSDPTPAAEAEADAATSDAAPRAAEGGGAAPRLRALDLEVAVDTEPERLPGAYRTRHLLVIGIDRYRHWNRLENARSDATAVAGVLQDRFGFTLSTALYDEEATRTAIEEAFIGGLVEGKGASGRVQADDLVVLFFAGHGQTERRAKDDAEIGFLVPWEAPRVGRSALLRMSTVREWTDDLAARHVLFIFDSCFSGLATTGGGGGGRPGFARRVITAGAPNQKVADGGDLWPNHSIFTGRLLHGLTEDSTLQRPILELELAGYLARHVPLDARRAGAPRQTPSYGALPSHGGDTIVLTEGPIG, encoded by the coding sequence GTGCTTGAGGCCGTGGGGACGGCCCTCCGCCTCCGCTGTGGGCGGGTGGAGGTGGACGCGGCCGTGGGAACGGCCTGGCTCCTGGAGCCGGACCTGGCCGTGGCGTGTGGGCACGTGGTCCAGCACCTGGCGGACGTCCCGTCCGGGGTGGCCCGCCTGGTGTGGGGACCCCACAGCGTGTCGGGCTCGTTGGAGCGGTTGGACACGACGACCCACGTGGCCCTGCTCCGGCTCGCCGGGCCGCTGCCCGGGGCGGACCCGTGGACCGTCGCGCCCGCCCGGCCCGGCCCGTGCTCCTTCGTGTACGCCGGCGCCCCGGGCCCCACCAGGGAGGGGACCGTCGTGCGGGTCGACCCGTCGGTGGGCCGGCGGCCCGGTCGCCTCCTGGTGTACGCGCCCGAGCTCGCGGAGGCCATGCTGACCACCGGCCACCCCTATGCGGGGGTCCCGGTCCTGGTGGATGGCGCGGTGGTCGGGCACACCGTGGACGCGATCGAGGATCCGAACGATCCCACGCGCTCGTTCCTGGGCCTGATCGACTGCGCTCCCGCACCCGTTCTGGACCGGCCCTCCGCGGATCGGCCGCTCCCCCCTGCCCCGGGGCCGGCCCCTGGAACCGAGGGGGCCGCTCACCGGCCGCCCCCCCCTCCCGCCCCGCTCCGCGTCCTGCTCAGCTACCGGGCCGTGGAAGCGCGCGGCGGCTCCGACGAGGACTTCGCGAAGTCGCTCTTCCACCGGCTCGGCACCTTCGGGATCGAGGCGCAGCTCGAGCCCCACATCCTCTTCGGGGACCCGTCCCCCGGCGCCGTGAAGACGGCTGCACGCTCGGTCCGCGTGGCCGTCCTCCTCCACAGCGCCCAGTGGAGCCGGGAGATGGACCCACTCCCCGTCGTGGAGCCCCTCCTGCGGCGGGCGCGCAAGAAGCCCGAGGTGCTGACGGTGGCCGTGGGCCGACTGGACGAGGCTCCACTGCCGCCGGCACTCGCCGGCCTTCCCCTCATCGACCTGGCACCGCTGCGCCTCAGCCTCGACGGACGCTCGGCTCCGAGCTGGGGCGCCGTCGAGACGCTCGCCCGGTCCCTGCGCGGGCTGGTGACGCCGGACGCGCCCACGTCCGCGGCTGCACCCTCCGCCGGGCCCGGCACACCCGCGCCGGACGTCGCCCAGCGCGACGTGCGCGGCCTGGTCGACACCATGCTGGAGGACCTCACGCAGGTCCGCCGGGCGGGCGGCGGGAAGAAGCCGTCCAATCCCCGCTCCATCCACGCCCTGGCCCTCCGCTGGATCGAGACCGGGCTCGGAGGAAGCGACGTGCCCGTCGAGGCGGCCCGCCTCCTGATGGCGGCGTCGGACCCGGAGCGGGCGCTCGAGGTGCTGGACGAAGCGCTGGAGGCCGCGGACCGCGGAATGGAGCCGCGGGATCTCGCGCGCCTGCAGCGCGCGCGCGGCGAGGCCCTGGCCGAGCTCGGACGGACGGACGAAGCCCTCGACGCGCTGGAGGCGCTGTCGCGGGCCGAGCCGTTGGACGCCTGGACGGGCGGGATCCTGGCGGGGGTCTACAAGCGGCAGTGGTTGGCCCTGGGGAAGCGCCGCCGCTCCCTGCTGCTCCGTGCCTACCAGACGTACCGCGACACCTATGCGCGTACCCTCCACTACTACCCGGGCATCAACGCCGCCACCCTGGCGCGTCTGCTGGGCAAGGAGGACGAGGCGCGTGCCCTCGCGACCCGCCTGCGCGACCGGCTGAGCGCGGAGAACGACCTGTACTTCTGGGACGAGGCCACGCTGGGCGAGGCCCACCTCCTCCTGGGCGATCACGACGCCGCGGTCCGCGCGTACGAGAGCGCCGTGGTGCAAGCGCTCGAGCAGCGCAATCGGCGGGCACTCGTCTCCATGCGACGACAGATCCCGCTGATCCTCGAGGGATCGCAGGATCCGTCGGCGGACGACACCGCGCGCGTGCTCGCACAGCTCTTCGACGTCGGGCACGTCGGCGTCTTCGCTGGACTGCGCGTACAGGAGGGTTTTCCGCTGGAGCGCGAGCGTTGGGTGCGCCGCGCCCTGCGCGAGGCGCTCGAGCGCCACGACATCGCGGTCGGCTGCGGCTGCGGGGAGGCGGGCGCGGACCTGGTCTGCGCCGAGCTGCTGCTCGAGCGCTCCGGAGAGGTGGAGATCCTCCTGCCCTATCCGCGTCGGCTCTTCCGCGCGGATCTCCCCGATGCCCGTTGGCGCGAGCGCTTCGATGCCGTCGTGGGCCATGAGCGCTGCAGCCTCATCGAGCTGAGCGACACACGGCCGCTGGACGCCGCGGCCGCGCGGATGCACGCGGCCGCGGCCGCCCTGGATCGGGCGATGGAGCTCGCCGGCCGACGCGAGGAGCGGGCCACGCTGATCGCCTTCTGGGACGGCGATGCGCGCAGGGCGCGCGAGGCGTACGTGGTGCAGGCCGCGCGGGATGAAGGGCTCGAAACCGATGTGCTGCGCCTCGACGCGGCCGATCGCTCGGATCCGACGCCGGCCGCCGAAGCGGAGGCCGACGCCGCGACGAGCGACGCCGCGCCGCGCGCAGCCGAGGGCGGGGGCGCGGCCCCACGCCTGCGTGCCCTCGATCTCGAGGTCGCCGTCGACACCGAACCGGAGCGTCTCCCGGGCGCCTATCGCACCCGCCACCTGCTCGTGATCGGCATCGATCGCTACCGTCACTGGAATCGACTCGAGAACGCCCGGAGCGATGCCACCGCCGTTGCCGGCGTGCTGCAGGATCGCTTCGGCTTCACGCTCTCCACGGCCCTCTACGACGAGGAAGCGACCCGCACGGCGATCGAGGAGGCGTTCATCGGCGGGCTCGTCGAGGGGAAGGGCGCGAGCGGTCGGGTGCAGGCCGACGACCTAGTCGTGCTCTTCTTCGCCGGACACGGCCAGACCGAGCGCCGCGCCAAGGACGACGCGGAGATCGGCTTCCTGGTGCCCTGGGAGGCGCCGCGCGTGGGACGCTCCGCGCTGCTGCGCATGTCGACCGTGCGCGAGTGGACCGACGACCTGGCTGCGCGCCACGTCCTGTTCATCTTCGACTCGTGCTTCTCCGGGCTGGCCACCACGGGCGGCGGGGGCGGCGGCCGTCCCGGGTTTGCGCGGCGGGTGATCACCGCCGGCGCGCCCAATCAGAAGGTGGCGGACGGGGGCGACCTGTGGCCCAACCACTCCATCTTCACGGGACGCCTCCTGCACGGCCTGACGGAGGACAGCACGTTGCAGCGGCCCATCCTCGAGCTGGAGCTGGCCGGATATCTCGCCCGCCACGTCCCGCTCGATGCCCGGCGCGCGGGCGCGCCGCGGCAGACCCCTTCCTATGGCGCGCTACCCAGCCATGGAGGGGATACGATCGTGCTGACCGAGGGTCCGATCGGCTGA